One stretch of Nocardioides perillae DNA includes these proteins:
- a CDS encoding FtsW/RodA/SpoVE family cell cycle protein, translated as MSATSAVPAQSGVLGFVHRRRRGAELFLLVLALAVGIGAYVAVGIGVEGEVPTDVLGYGGALTALLVGAHVLVRFTAPYADPVLLPVVGALNGLGLAVIHRLDLATDSSDAAKQLVWMTLGVLLFAGTLLLLRDHRVLQRFTYTSGLAAIVLLLLPLLPVIGNEVRGARIWINVAGFSFQPGEVAKVLLVVTFAGYLVLHRDALALAGRRVLFVDLPRGRDLGPILAMWLVSLGVLVFQRDLGSSLLFFGLFLVMLYVATERAGWLVVGGGLFAVGAFFGYQAFGHVRRRFDVWLNPFDHYGPGTDDTAFQPVEAMFGMAWGGLLGRGFGEGSPERVPFAESDFVLAALGEELGLTGVMAVILCYGLIVERGLRAALVCRDAFGKLVATGLALVFAVQVFVVIGGVTRLIPLTGLTTPFLSYGGSSLVANWVIVALLLRISDQARRPVPDLSDPVGSGDDEATQVVKAVRA; from the coding sequence GTGAGCGCCACGTCCGCCGTGCCGGCGCAGTCCGGCGTCCTGGGCTTCGTGCACCGTCGCCGCCGCGGCGCCGAGCTCTTCCTGCTCGTGCTCGCCCTCGCGGTGGGCATCGGCGCCTACGTCGCCGTCGGCATCGGGGTCGAGGGCGAGGTGCCGACCGACGTCCTCGGCTACGGCGGGGCGCTGACGGCGCTGCTGGTCGGCGCCCACGTGCTGGTCCGGTTCACCGCGCCGTACGCCGATCCCGTGCTGCTGCCGGTCGTCGGCGCGCTCAACGGGCTGGGGCTCGCGGTGATCCACCGCCTCGACCTCGCGACCGACAGCTCCGACGCGGCCAAGCAGCTGGTCTGGATGACGCTCGGCGTCCTGCTCTTCGCCGGCACCCTGCTGCTGCTGCGCGACCACCGGGTCCTGCAGCGCTTCACCTACACCTCCGGCCTGGCCGCGATCGTGCTGCTGCTGCTGCCGCTGCTGCCGGTCATCGGCAACGAGGTGCGCGGCGCCCGCATCTGGATCAACGTCGCGGGCTTCTCCTTCCAGCCCGGCGAGGTCGCCAAGGTCCTGCTGGTCGTCACCTTCGCGGGCTACCTCGTGCTGCACCGCGACGCCCTCGCGCTGGCCGGGCGGCGGGTGCTCTTCGTCGACCTGCCGCGCGGGCGCGACCTCGGGCCGATCCTCGCCATGTGGCTGGTGAGCCTGGGCGTGCTGGTCTTCCAGCGCGACCTCGGCTCGTCGCTGCTGTTCTTCGGGCTCTTCCTCGTCATGCTCTACGTCGCGACCGAGCGGGCCGGCTGGCTGGTCGTCGGCGGCGGGCTCTTCGCCGTGGGCGCGTTCTTCGGCTACCAGGCCTTCGGTCACGTGCGCCGGCGCTTCGACGTGTGGCTCAACCCCTTCGACCACTACGGTCCCGGCACCGACGACACCGCCTTCCAGCCGGTCGAGGCGATGTTCGGCATGGCGTGGGGCGGGCTGCTCGGCCGCGGCTTCGGCGAGGGCAGCCCCGAGCGGGTGCCCTTCGCGGAGTCCGACTTCGTGCTCGCCGCCCTCGGCGAGGAGCTCGGGCTCACCGGCGTGATGGCCGTGATCCTCTGCTACGGGCTCATCGTCGAGCGCGGCCTGCGCGCGGCGCTGGTGTGCCGCGACGCCTTCGGCAAGCTGGTCGCCACCGGCCTCGCGCTCGTCTTCGCGGTGCAGGTCTTCGTGGTCATCGGCGGCGTCACCCGGCTGATCCCGCTGACCGGCCTCACCACCCCGTTCCTGTCCTACGGCGGGTCGTCGCTGGTGGCCAACTGGGTGATCGTGGCGCTGCTGCTGCGCATCTCCGACCAGGCCCGCCGCCCCGTGCCCGACCTCTCCGACCCGGTCGGCTCCGGCGACGACGAGGCCACCCAGGTCGTCAAGGCGGTGCGCGCGTGA
- a CDS encoding cell division protein CrgA, giving the protein MAKSKSEQDPLRTDGRPRPSVLSVRSVLALLLFVVGVAWIVYYWTVVRPDGFGEAPGGPGAIADLGRWNYVIGFGAALLGLAVAAHPTTPLGRGRGVVVGMLFCFLVGLIWICTFYVFTNTATDVPVITDLDQWNLVVGIGLMAVGFVYATRWE; this is encoded by the coding sequence GTGGCGAAGTCCAAGTCCGAGCAGGACCCGCTCCGCACCGACGGCCGCCCGCGACCCTCGGTGCTGTCGGTGCGCTCCGTGCTCGCGCTGCTGCTGTTCGTGGTCGGTGTCGCCTGGATCGTCTACTACTGGACGGTCGTGCGCCCCGACGGCTTCGGCGAGGCACCGGGCGGGCCCGGCGCGATCGCCGACCTGGGCCGCTGGAACTACGTCATCGGCTTCGGCGCCGCGCTGCTCGGCCTCGCGGTGGCCGCCCACCCCACCACCCCGCTCGGCCGCGGCCGTGGGGTCGTCGTCGGGATGCTCTTCTGCTTCCTGGTGGGGCTGATCTGGATCTGCACCTTCTACGTCTTCACCAACACCGCGACCGACGTGCCGGTGATCACCGACCTCGACCAGTGGAACCTCGTCGTCGGCATCGGGTTGATGGCCGTCGGGTTCGTCTACGCCACCCGGTGGGAGTGA
- the pknB gene encoding Stk1 family PASTA domain-containing Ser/Thr kinase, translated as MTEPGSGGPLVGGRYQLGELLGRGGMAEVRKGTDLRLGRTVAVKRLRTDLASDATFQARFRREAQSSASLNHPAIVAVYDTGEEMATDGSDVAQPYIVMEHVAGRTLRDVLREGRKILPERALEITSGVLSALDYSHRSGIIHRDIKPGNVMLTPSGDVKVMDFGIARAVSDAASSMTQTAAVVGTAQYLSPEQARGETVDSRSDVYSTGCLLYELLTGRPPFVGDSPVAVAYQHVREPVVPPSHHDTEIPPELDAIVVKALAKRVEERYQSAAAMRSDIERYLAGRPVQAPAVAPVPPSYADPAPTAVVPTAAGRTAEPAEDRRRGGLVAVVALLVVALVVLAAVLLPRLVESPPEQVQVPNLVGLTEGRAEALIVEAGLVAGQPDFATDPNVPEGQVISQDPNRDTFVDPGTTVTFVVSSGRPTLAVPSVTGLQRVDARAQLEAAGLRVRLREEDSDEDQGRVTRTDPAAGTTVPEGSTVTVFYSDGPEEVPDVVGRQEDRARSILEDAGFRVEVVFSNDTDQPSGTVIGQNPDGGETADQGDVVTLVVSNLEEPTPTPTPTPTESPSPTESPTLPLPSESPSPS; from the coding sequence ATGACCGAGCCGGGATCCGGCGGACCCCTCGTCGGTGGGCGCTACCAGCTCGGCGAGCTGCTCGGCCGCGGCGGCATGGCCGAGGTGCGCAAGGGCACGGACCTGCGGCTGGGCCGCACGGTCGCGGTGAAGCGGCTGCGCACCGACCTCGCCAGCGACGCGACCTTCCAGGCGCGCTTCCGCCGCGAGGCGCAGAGCTCGGCCTCGCTCAACCACCCCGCCATCGTCGCGGTCTACGACACCGGCGAGGAGATGGCGACCGACGGCTCCGACGTCGCCCAGCCCTACATCGTGATGGAGCACGTCGCCGGCCGCACGCTGCGCGACGTGCTGCGCGAGGGTCGCAAGATCCTGCCCGAGCGGGCCCTCGAGATCACCTCGGGCGTGCTCTCGGCGCTCGACTACAGCCACCGCTCGGGGATCATCCACCGCGACATCAAGCCCGGCAACGTGATGCTGACGCCGTCGGGCGACGTCAAGGTGATGGACTTCGGCATCGCCCGCGCCGTCAGCGACGCGGCCTCCTCGATGACGCAGACCGCCGCCGTCGTCGGCACCGCGCAGTACCTCTCCCCCGAGCAGGCCCGCGGCGAGACCGTCGACTCCCGCTCCGACGTCTACTCCACCGGCTGCCTGCTCTACGAGCTGCTGACCGGCCGCCCACCGTTCGTCGGCGACAGCCCGGTCGCGGTGGCCTACCAGCACGTGCGCGAGCCGGTCGTGCCACCGTCGCACCACGACACCGAGATCCCGCCCGAGCTCGACGCCATCGTCGTCAAGGCGCTCGCCAAGCGGGTCGAGGAGCGCTACCAGTCCGCGGCCGCGATGCGCTCCGACATCGAGCGCTACCTCGCCGGGCGGCCGGTGCAGGCGCCCGCGGTCGCGCCGGTCCCCCCGTCGTACGCCGACCCCGCGCCCACCGCGGTCGTCCCCACCGCCGCCGGGCGCACGGCCGAGCCCGCGGAGGACCGCCGCCGCGGCGGCCTCGTCGCCGTCGTCGCGCTCCTGGTCGTCGCGCTCGTGGTGCTGGCCGCGGTGCTGCTGCCGCGGCTCGTCGAGTCGCCGCCCGAGCAGGTGCAGGTGCCCAACCTCGTCGGCCTCACCGAGGGCCGAGCCGAGGCGCTCATCGTCGAGGCCGGCCTGGTCGCCGGCCAGCCCGACTTCGCGACCGACCCCAACGTGCCGGAGGGGCAGGTCATCAGCCAGGACCCCAACCGCGACACCTTCGTCGACCCCGGCACGACCGTCACCTTCGTCGTCTCCAGCGGCCGGCCCACGCTGGCGGTGCCGTCGGTGACCGGCCTGCAGCGCGTCGACGCCCGGGCGCAGCTCGAGGCCGCCGGCCTGCGGGTGCGGCTGCGCGAGGAGGACTCCGACGAGGACCAGGGCCGGGTCACCCGCACCGACCCCGCCGCAGGCACGACGGTGCCCGAGGGCTCGACGGTGACCGTCTTCTACTCCGACGGGCCCGAGGAGGTGCCCGACGTGGTGGGGCGCCAGGAGGACCGCGCCCGCAGCATCCTCGAGGATGCCGGCTTCCGCGTCGAGGTGGTCTTCAGCAACGACACCGACCAGCCGAGCGGCACCGTCATCGGGCAGAACCCCGACGGCGGCGAGACCGCCGACCAGGGCGACGTCGTGACGCTGGTGGTCTCCAACCTGGAGGAGCCGACGCCCACGCCGACCCCCACGCCGACGGAGTCGCCGTCGCCCACCGAGTCGCCCACCCTGCCGCTGCCCAGCGAGAGCCCCTCGCCCTCCTGA
- a CDS encoding DUF881 domain-containing protein, giving the protein MEPTRPRSPAWRLGTPVIVLLCGALFVVSAEDSQGTDLRPGRFSDLSTVVDNEAARVADLRERTAQLDAEVRALSQRVSDRTVNRYRRQIEVLGDPAGTEPRSGPGVTVTLSDAPAELIESVEAVRGDVNPLVVHQQDIQAVVNALWKGGATAVTIQGQRVVSTTGIKCEGSSVQLQGFPYPQPYVISGIGDQQELLDALADDRNVGDYRAAAADPTIDVGFDVELDDSLSAPGFSGVLDLQYAEPLG; this is encoded by the coding sequence ATGGAGCCGACGCGACCGAGGAGTCCCGCGTGGCGCCTCGGCACGCCCGTGATCGTGCTGCTGTGCGGGGCGCTCTTCGTCGTCAGCGCGGAGGACAGCCAGGGCACCGACCTGCGCCCCGGCCGCTTCTCCGACCTCTCGACCGTGGTGGACAACGAGGCGGCTCGGGTCGCGGACCTGCGCGAGCGCACCGCGCAGCTCGACGCCGAGGTGCGCGCGCTGAGCCAGCGCGTCAGCGACCGCACGGTCAACCGCTACCGCCGCCAGATCGAGGTGCTGGGCGACCCCGCCGGCACCGAGCCCCGCAGCGGACCCGGCGTCACGGTGACGCTCTCCGACGCGCCCGCCGAGCTCATCGAGTCGGTCGAGGCCGTGCGCGGCGACGTCAACCCGCTGGTCGTGCACCAGCAGGACATCCAGGCGGTCGTCAACGCACTGTGGAAGGGCGGCGCGACCGCCGTCACCATCCAGGGCCAGCGCGTGGTGTCGACCACCGGCATCAAGTGCGAGGGCAGCTCGGTGCAGCTGCAGGGCTTCCCCTATCCCCAGCCCTACGTCATCTCCGGCATCGGCGACCAGCAGGAGCTGCTCGACGCCCTGGCCGACGACCGCAACGTCGGCGACTACCGCGCCGCCGCCGCCGACCCGACGATCGACGTCGGCTTCGACGTCGAGCTCGACGACTCGCTGTCGGCCCCCGGCTTCAGCGGCGTCCTCGACCTGCAGTACGCCGAGCCCCTCGGCTGA
- a CDS encoding protein kinase domain-containing protein, with amino-acid sequence MTTPAGPRTVDPAGRYALESRIATGGMGEVWRARDTVLDRAVAVKLLKPEYADDATFRARFETEARHAAALHHPHVAAVYDFGETAADDGSGVPRPYLVMELVDGQPLSALLRPGQPMAATAVTGLLAQAADAIGAAHAAGIVHRDVKPANLLVTPDRQVKITDFGIARAAEGMALTQTGQVMGTPQYFSPEQAQGAPASPASDVYSLGVVAFECLAGRRPFDGPTPVAAALAHVREPVPDLPAAVPADLATVVRTCLAKDPADRFADGAALAAALRDPATAATAIVAGGPDDDRTRVVPGLVAGAAGAGAVGAGVAGAVGPAAAGTAPTAVVPGAASTGATPLGGGRGAGSGEGPGERPGDGAGRRTAVVALVLLLVVAAAVAALLLAGRGDDDEPTDAPTTAGPTERPSPTATASEDTSVLVDPDDYVGRPLDEVVADLRSLGLEVREDEVDNPGGEEPGIVTAVDPAGDLEEGDRVTVSYWGPEPDPVEEPDEEEPDEEEPQEPAPTPEPTPSPEPTEAPAPTEPTDPATEGDAPADAPSEPAAEPAPTTPAARTAAGGQR; translated from the coding sequence GTGACGACCCCCGCAGGCCCGCGCACGGTGGACCCCGCCGGTCGCTACGCGCTCGAGTCGCGCATCGCCACCGGCGGCATGGGCGAGGTCTGGCGCGCGCGCGACACCGTGCTCGACCGTGCGGTCGCGGTCAAGCTGCTCAAGCCCGAGTACGCCGACGACGCGACGTTCCGCGCCCGCTTCGAGACCGAGGCCCGCCACGCCGCCGCGCTGCACCACCCCCACGTCGCCGCGGTCTACGACTTCGGCGAGACCGCGGCCGACGACGGCTCCGGCGTGCCGCGCCCCTACCTCGTCATGGAGCTGGTGGACGGCCAGCCGCTCTCGGCGCTGCTGCGCCCGGGCCAGCCGATGGCCGCGACCGCCGTCACCGGGCTGCTGGCGCAGGCGGCCGACGCGATCGGCGCGGCCCACGCCGCGGGCATCGTGCACCGCGACGTGAAGCCCGCCAACCTGCTCGTCACCCCCGACCGGCAGGTGAAGATCACCGACTTCGGCATCGCCCGCGCCGCCGAGGGCATGGCGCTGACCCAGACCGGCCAGGTCATGGGCACACCGCAGTACTTCTCCCCCGAGCAGGCGCAGGGCGCGCCCGCCTCCCCCGCCTCCGACGTCTACTCCCTCGGCGTGGTGGCCTTCGAGTGCCTGGCGGGTCGGCGCCCCTTCGACGGCCCCACACCCGTCGCGGCCGCGCTGGCGCACGTGCGCGAGCCCGTGCCCGACCTCCCGGCCGCGGTGCCCGCCGACCTCGCCACCGTCGTGCGCACCTGCCTGGCGAAGGACCCCGCCGACCGCTTCGCCGACGGCGCCGCACTGGCGGCCGCCCTGCGCGACCCGGCCACCGCCGCGACGGCGATCGTGGCCGGCGGCCCCGACGACGACCGCACCCGTGTCGTGCCCGGCCTCGTCGCCGGCGCGGCGGGCGCGGGTGCCGTGGGCGCCGGCGTGGCGGGTGCCGTGGGCCCCGCCGCGGCCGGCACCGCGCCGACCGCCGTGGTGCCGGGCGCGGCGAGCACCGGCGCGACGCCGCTGGGTGGCGGCCGCGGCGCCGGTTCCGGTGAGGGACCCGGTGAGCGACCCGGTGACGGTGCGGGCCGGCGTACGGCGGTGGTGGCCCTCGTGCTCCTGCTCGTCGTCGCGGCTGCGGTGGCCGCGCTGCTGCTCGCCGGTCGCGGCGACGACGACGAGCCGACCGACGCCCCGACCACCGCCGGGCCGACCGAGCGCCCCTCGCCCACGGCCACGGCGTCGGAGGACACGAGCGTGCTGGTCGACCCCGACGACTACGTCGGCCGCCCGCTCGACGAGGTCGTCGCCGACCTGCGCTCGCTCGGCCTCGAGGTCCGCGAGGACGAGGTCGACAACCCCGGCGGCGAGGAGCCCGGGATCGTCACCGCCGTCGACCCGGCCGGTGACCTCGAGGAGGGCGACCGGGTGACGGTGTCCTACTGGGGCCCGGAGCCCGACCCCGTCGAGGAGCCCGACGAGGAGGAGCCGGACGAGGAGGAGCCGCAGGAGCCGGCACCCACCCCGGAGCCGACCCCCAGCCCCGAGCCGACCGAGGCTCCCGCGCCGACGGAGCCGACCGACCCCGCGACCGAGGGCGACGCCCCGGCCGACGCCCCCAGCGAGCCGGCCGCCGAGCCCGCCCCCACGACCCCCGCAGCCCGCACCGCGGCAGGAGGCCAGCGATGA
- a CDS encoding penicillin-binding transpeptidase domain-containing protein gives MNKPIRTLSLFTLLLFVALLVNVTVLQYVQADELNADDRNRRVVVAAFSRERGAILAGRDPIAESVPSDDEFDFQRTYPEPLRYAHTTGYFSYYSQTALERSQNEVLSGDDSRLFVTRLADLLTQADPQGGNVQTTLVRDAQVAAYDGLRALGEDTQGAVVALEPGTGKVLAMVSSPSFDPNRLASHDLGAVTQAYEELEAREDQPLLNRAIQTTLPPGSTFKLVTAAAALEEGLYELGDQVPGGDTYQLPLTSGPTGLLDNGGRSCGSETVSFTQAVANSCNTTFLAMADELGVEALQDQAEAFGFNAEYLDALPAQAESRFPGDLDQAQTALAGIGQSDVAATPLQMAMVAAGIANDGVVMKPYLVDEVTSPDLDVLERTEPTELSRATSPATAEALTEMMVATVSSGTATPAQIPGVDVAGKTGTAQSTPERPPYAWFVSFAPADDPQVAVAVLVESTDVARDEIAGGALGGPIAKAVMEAVVNR, from the coding sequence GTGAACAAGCCCATCCGCACGCTCTCGCTCTTCACCCTGCTGCTCTTCGTGGCGCTGCTCGTCAACGTGACGGTGCTGCAGTACGTCCAGGCCGACGAGCTCAACGCCGACGACCGCAACCGCCGCGTCGTCGTCGCCGCCTTCTCCCGCGAGCGCGGCGCGATCCTCGCCGGGCGCGACCCGATCGCCGAGAGCGTGCCGTCGGACGACGAGTTCGACTTCCAGCGCACCTACCCCGAGCCGCTGCGCTACGCCCACACCACGGGCTACTTCTCCTACTACAGCCAGACCGCCCTCGAGCGCAGCCAGAACGAGGTCCTCTCCGGCGACGACTCCCGGCTCTTCGTGACCCGCCTGGCCGACCTGCTGACGCAGGCCGACCCCCAGGGCGGCAACGTGCAGACGACCCTCGTCCGCGACGCCCAGGTGGCGGCGTACGACGGGTTGCGCGCGCTCGGTGAGGACACGCAGGGCGCCGTGGTGGCGCTCGAGCCCGGCACCGGCAAGGTGCTGGCGATGGTCTCCTCGCCCAGCTTCGACCCCAACCGGCTGGCCAGCCACGACCTCGGTGCGGTGACGCAGGCCTACGAGGAGCTCGAGGCCCGCGAGGACCAGCCGCTGCTCAACCGCGCGATCCAGACCACCCTGCCGCCCGGCTCGACCTTCAAGCTCGTGACGGCAGCGGCGGCGCTCGAGGAGGGCCTCTACGAGCTCGGCGACCAGGTGCCGGGCGGCGACACCTACCAGCTGCCGCTGACCAGCGGCCCGACCGGCCTGCTCGACAACGGCGGCCGCTCGTGCGGCTCCGAGACCGTCTCCTTCACCCAGGCGGTCGCCAACTCCTGCAACACCACCTTCCTCGCCATGGCCGACGAGCTGGGGGTCGAGGCGCTGCAGGACCAGGCCGAGGCGTTCGGCTTCAACGCCGAGTACCTCGACGCGTTGCCGGCCCAGGCCGAGTCCCGCTTCCCCGGCGACCTCGACCAGGCCCAGACCGCGCTGGCCGGCATCGGGCAGTCCGACGTCGCCGCGACCCCGCTGCAGATGGCGATGGTGGCCGCCGGCATCGCCAACGACGGGGTGGTCATGAAGCCCTACCTCGTCGACGAGGTGACCTCCCCCGACCTCGACGTGCTCGAGCGCACCGAGCCGACCGAGCTCTCCCGCGCCACGTCGCCGGCGACCGCCGAGGCGCTCACCGAGATGATGGTCGCCACCGTGTCGAGCGGCACCGCCACCCCGGCGCAGATCCCCGGGGTCGACGTCGCGGGCAAGACCGGCACCGCGCAGAGCACGCCCGAGCGGCCGCCCTACGCGTGGTTCGTCTCCTTCGCCCCCGCCGACGACCCCCAGGTCGCGGTCGCGGTGCTGGTGGAGTCGACCGACGTCGCGCGCGACGAGATCGCCGGTGGCGCGCTCGGCGGCCCGATCGCCAAGGCGGTCATGGAGGCGGTGGTCAACCGGTGA
- a CDS encoding peptidylprolyl isomerase codes for MADLQATLKTTQGDIVVTLFPDHAPTTVDNFVGLAEGTKDYQADGGKSSGPFYDGLVFHRVIDGFMIQGGCPTGTGTGGPGYTFKDEIHPELAFTKPYLLAMANAGPGTNGSQFFITVGATPWLTGKHTIFGEVADQSSRDVVDKIATTRTGAMDKPTEPQVIESVTITRG; via the coding sequence ATGGCCGACCTCCAGGCGACCCTGAAGACCACCCAGGGCGACATCGTCGTCACCCTCTTCCCCGACCACGCGCCGACCACGGTCGACAACTTCGTGGGCCTGGCCGAGGGCACCAAGGACTACCAGGCCGACGGCGGCAAGAGCAGCGGCCCGTTCTACGACGGCCTGGTCTTCCACCGCGTCATCGACGGCTTCATGATCCAGGGCGGCTGCCCCACCGGCACCGGCACCGGCGGCCCCGGCTACACCTTCAAGGACGAGATCCACCCCGAGCTCGCCTTCACCAAGCCCTACCTGCTCGCCATGGCCAACGCCGGCCCGGGCACCAACGGCTCGCAGTTCTTCATCACCGTCGGCGCCACCCCGTGGCTGACCGGCAAGCACACCATCTTCGGCGAGGTCGCCGACCAGTCCTCGCGCGACGTGGTCGACAAAATCGCCACCACGCGCACCGGCGCGATGGACAAGCCGACCGAGCCCCAGGTGATCGAGTCGGTCACCATCACCCGCGGCTGA
- a CDS encoding rhomboid family intramembrane serine protease, with translation MSEPSPPPGPATGVPTCYRHPGRETWIRCQRCERPICPDCMRDAAVGFQCPGCVAEGARSTRQGRTAYGGRRSGDPTRTSLGLIVVNAAVWLLVLATGGAGSAWVARLAQSGVGVCRDGDYRGYYPTADERICDAIGGAVWTPGVADGALWQLLTSAFTHVEVWHVGFNMLALWVLGPQLEAVLGRGRFLALYLLSALAGSTAVHWLTAPDVTTLGASGAVFGLMGALLVVALKVRGNVSQILTWLGINAVITVVGSSFISWQGHLGGFLGGVVVMAVLAYAPRRSRTFWQLCGLGAVAAVLLLLVAVRTALLL, from the coding sequence GTGAGCGAGCCCAGCCCGCCGCCCGGACCCGCGACCGGGGTGCCCACGTGCTACCGGCACCCCGGCCGCGAGACCTGGATCCGCTGCCAGCGGTGCGAGCGGCCGATCTGCCCCGACTGCATGCGCGACGCGGCGGTCGGCTTCCAGTGCCCCGGGTGCGTGGCGGAGGGCGCGCGGTCGACGCGGCAGGGCCGCACGGCGTACGGCGGTCGTCGCAGCGGTGACCCCACCCGCACGTCGCTGGGGCTCATCGTCGTCAACGCGGCTGTGTGGCTCCTGGTGCTCGCCACCGGTGGCGCGGGCAGCGCGTGGGTGGCGCGGCTGGCGCAGTCGGGGGTCGGCGTGTGCCGCGACGGCGACTACCGCGGCTACTACCCGACCGCCGACGAGCGCATCTGCGACGCGATCGGCGGCGCGGTGTGGACGCCCGGCGTCGCCGACGGCGCGCTGTGGCAGCTGCTCACCAGCGCCTTCACCCACGTCGAGGTCTGGCACGTCGGCTTCAACATGCTGGCGCTGTGGGTGCTCGGCCCGCAGCTCGAGGCGGTCCTGGGGCGCGGCCGCTTCCTGGCGCTCTACCTGCTCTCGGCGCTCGCCGGCTCCACCGCGGTGCACTGGCTGACGGCCCCCGACGTCACGACCCTCGGGGCCTCCGGCGCCGTCTTCGGTCTCATGGGAGCGCTGCTGGTCGTGGCCCTCAAGGTCCGCGGCAACGTCTCGCAGATCCTCACCTGGCTCGGCATCAACGCGGTCATCACCGTGGTCGGGTCGAGCTTCATCTCGTGGCAGGGCCACCTCGGTGGCTTCCTCGGCGGGGTCGTCGTGATGGCGGTGCTGGCCTACGCGCCGCGCCGCTCGCGCACCTTCTGGCAGCTGTGCGGCCTCGGCGCGGTCGCCGCGGTGCTGCTGCTGCTCGTGGCCGTGCGCACCGCGCTCCTGCTCTGA
- a CDS encoding PP2C family protein-serine/threonine phosphatase — translation MTPGAPTPGTPEADDQDTGTLPVAGGLLLDWSALSDVGRVRKDNQDSGYAGPWLLTVCDGVGGAARGDVASSTAVGQLRRLDADPAGADLLALVAGALHRAHDRIAELVDDDPELNGTSTTATVALFDGHRLGVGHVGDSRAYLLRAGTLTQITQDHTFVQSLIDEGRITPAEARTHPHRNLILRALDAVHDVEPDLFLVDLEPGDRVLVCSDGVLSLDDDRIAALLAQGTPDFAAVELVRESLEAGSTDNVTCVVADVTDDPSRLSPDLQPLLVGAAADLPRRGGPRTGLFRTHRPGEVPEQPPVPADLPPHVEYAIPADPLDPEAARYAPRPPRRFTWVRRALVLCLLAGLVWVAAAAAWAWSQRQHYVAEVDGQVAIFRGLNADLLGLELSSVRETYDVDLDRLSGFDADMVRAGIESDSLAGARATVERLAARQEPEPADQPATGTTTEPTTEPTAEPTAEPSEEATP, via the coding sequence GTGACGCCCGGCGCGCCCACGCCCGGCACGCCGGAGGCCGACGACCAGGACACCGGCACGCTCCCCGTCGCCGGTGGCCTGCTGCTCGACTGGTCGGCGCTCTCCGACGTCGGTCGCGTCCGCAAGGACAACCAGGACAGCGGTTACGCCGGACCCTGGCTGCTGACCGTCTGCGACGGCGTCGGCGGTGCCGCACGCGGCGACGTCGCCTCGTCGACGGCCGTCGGGCAGCTGCGGCGCCTCGACGCCGACCCGGCCGGGGCCGACCTGCTCGCCCTCGTCGCCGGTGCCCTGCACCGCGCGCACGACCGCATCGCCGAGCTCGTCGACGACGACCCCGAGCTCAACGGCACCTCGACCACCGCCACCGTGGCGCTCTTCGACGGCCACCGCCTCGGGGTCGGCCACGTCGGCGACAGCCGGGCCTACCTCCTGCGCGCGGGCACGCTGACGCAGATCACCCAGGACCACACCTTCGTGCAGAGCCTCATCGACGAGGGCCGCATCACGCCCGCCGAGGCCCGCACCCACCCCCACCGCAACCTCATCCTGCGCGCGCTCGACGCGGTCCACGACGTCGAGCCCGACCTCTTCCTGGTCGACCTCGAGCCCGGCGACCGGGTGCTGGTGTGCTCCGACGGCGTGCTCTCGCTCGACGACGACCGCATCGCCGCCCTGCTGGCCCAGGGCACCCCCGACTTCGCCGCCGTCGAGCTCGTGCGCGAGAGCCTCGAGGCCGGCAGCACCGACAACGTCACCTGCGTGGTCGCCGACGTCACCGACGACCCCTCCCGGCTCTCCCCCGACCTGCAGCCGCTGCTCGTCGGCGCGGCCGCCGACCTGCCGCGCCGCGGCGGCCCCCGCACCGGCCTCTTCCGCACCCACCGCCCCGGCGAGGTGCCCGAGCAGCCGCCCGTCCCGGCCGACCTGCCCCCCCACGTCGAGTACGCCATCCCCGCCGACCCGCTCGACCCCGAGGCCGCGCGCTACGCCCCGCGCCCCCCGCGCCGCTTCACCTGGGTGCGCCGGGCCCTCGTGCTCTGCCTGCTCGCCGGCCTGGTCTGGGTCGCCGCCGCGGCGGCGTGGGCCTGGAGCCAGCGCCAGCACTACGTCGCCGAGGTCGACGGCCAGGTCGCGATCTTCCGCGGCCTCAACGCCGACCTCCTCGGCCTCGAGCTGTCCTCGGTGCGCGAGACCTACGACGTCGACCTCGACCGGCTCTCGGGCTTCGACGCCGACATGGTGCGCGCCGGCATCGAGTCCGACAGCCTCGCCGGCGCCCGCGCCACCGTCGAGCGGCTGGCCGCCCGCCAGGAGCCCGAGCCGGCCGACCAGCCCGCCACCGGGACGACCACCGAGCCCACCACCGAGCCCACCGCCGAGCCCACCGCCGAGCCCAGCGAGGAGGCCACCCCGTGA